From the Salarias fasciatus chromosome 16, fSalaFa1.1, whole genome shotgun sequence genome, one window contains:
- the LOC115402689 gene encoding uncharacterized protein C7orf57-like, translating to TAGVKTGHQGINGHISQIPGLSPVIRSLCEEKAQGRRVRVLDTDSDYVKLAKRGGHKGLLCHEESIISKPTSYKPPDWFGTESEDSSKPSLINSEEKKNPGAFQPLAPPFGTDNMSAWERDNSSNSEKEKNNNVDDSQMEKMGTSFQNLNANKFKRITFDKKPAPVDMSKLLSFGYAEDNKPLQ from the exons aCAGCAGGTGTCAAAACAGGACATCAGGGTATAAACGGGCACATCTCTCAGATCCCCGGGTTGTCTCCAGTCATCAGATCGCTCTGTGAGGAGAAGGCTCAGGGACGGAGGGTCCGGGTCCTGGACACCGATTCTGACTATGTGAAGCTTGCAAAACGAGGAGGACATAAAG GCCTTTTGTGCCATGAGGAATCTATTATTTCCAAGCCCACTTCATACAAACCTCCCGACTGGTTCGGCACAGAGTCAGAAGACAGCAGCAAACCTAG TCTCATTAacagtgaagagaagaaaaaccctGGAGCTTTTCAACCACTGGCGCCTCCCTTTGGGACTGACAACATGTCAGCCTGGGAGAGGGATaacagcagcaacagtgaaAAAGAGAAG AACAACAATGTTGATGACAGCCAGATGGAGAAGATGGGGACATCCTTTCAAAATCTCAACGCCAACAAATTCAAGAGGAT AACGTTTGACAAGAAACCGGCCCCCGTTGACATGTCTAAGCTGCTGAGCTTCGGCTACGCCGAAGACAACAAGCCACTCCAGTGA
- the upp2 gene encoding uridine phosphorylase 2 translates to MAPILLNCMGNERNEYIKNQVQVKNPNLETMEEDILYHLSLSTKTHNLPEMFGDIKFVCVGGSANRMKAFAQFIHKELELSGNPEEITDICEGTDRYCMYKVGPVLSISHGMGVPSISIMLHELIKLLHHAQCQDVVLFRLGTSGGVGLAPGTVVVTEKAVDYSFQPQFEQVVLGKVITRSTELDEEVASELLQCSSELQNIPTVIGNTMCTHDFYEGQGRLDGALCSFSHEDKLEYLRKAYDAGVRNIEMESTVFAAMCRVCGLKAAVVCVTLLNRFEGDQIKSPHDVLVEYQQRPQILVSHFIKKRLGYVV, encoded by the exons ATGGCACCGATTCTTCTGAACTGCATGGGAAACGAGCGCAATGAGTACATCAA GAATCAAGTCCAGGTGAAAAATCCCAACCTGGAAACCATGGAGGAGGACATCCTCTACCACTTAAGCTTGAGCACCAAGACTCACAACCTCCCAGAAATGTTTGGCGATATTAAG TTCGTGTGTGTTGGTGGCAGCGCTAATCGAATGAAGGCTTTTGCGCAGTTCATCCACAAGGAGCTGGAACTTTCTGGCAACCCGGAAGAAATCACAGATATCTGTGAGGGAACTGACCGCTACTGCATGTACAAAGTGGGGCCTGTGCTTTCCATCAGC CATGGAATGGGAGTTCCATCCATCTCCATCATGCTTCATGAGCTCATTAAGCTGCTGCACCACGCCCAGTGCCAGGATGTGGTCCTGTTCCGtctgggaacatctggtggCGTTG GTTTGGCTCCAGGGACGGTGGTGGTCACAGAAAAAGCAGTGGACTACTCCTTCCAGCCCCAGTTTGAACAGGTTGTTCTGGGTAAAGTGATCACCAGGAGCACCGAGCTGGACGAGGAAGTGGCCAGTGAGCTTCTGCAGTGCTCCTCTGAGCTCCAGAACATCCCCACGGTGATCGGAAACACCATGTGCACACATGACTTCTATGAAG GTCAAGGCCGACTCGACGGAGCGCTCTGCTCCTTCTCCCATGAAGACAAACTGGAGTATCTGAGGAAAGCTTACGATGCTGGAGTGAGGAATATTGAAATGGAGTCCACTGTTTTCGCTGCTATGTGCCGCGTCTGTGGTCTTAAAG ctgctgtggtctgtgttACTCTGCTGAACCGCTTTGAGGGAGACCAGATCAAGTCCCCCCATGATGTCCTGGTGGAGTACCAGCAGAGGCCGCAAATACTGGTGTCCCATTTCATCAAGAAGCGCCTGGGATATGTTGTCTAA